One genomic segment of uncultured Desulfobacter sp. includes these proteins:
- a CDS encoding flagellar biosynthetic protein FliO produces MNTDTDMWMEFAKSFGMLFAVLALFLIALYIVRRFSGRFGPKGSVALIKVLSVHHLSPKEKLILVSVQDESVLIGVSPAGISSLARFDEVPKTSLEPNETVTGFQTLLKKNLIKGNRLHKMPLENDSAKSCADSGKGEAS; encoded by the coding sequence ATGAATACGGATACGGATATGTGGATGGAATTTGCCAAAAGTTTCGGCATGCTGTTTGCCGTTCTGGCTCTTTTTCTGATAGCCCTTTATATTGTTCGCAGGTTCTCGGGCCGCTTCGGGCCCAAAGGTTCAGTAGCGTTGATAAAGGTGTTATCCGTCCATCATTTATCCCCCAAGGAAAAATTGATACTCGTATCTGTCCAGGATGAATCGGTTCTCATCGGGGTTTCGCCGGCCGGAATATCGTCTTTGGCCCGTTTTGACGAGGTTCCAAAAACATCGTTGGAACCTAATGAAACTGTTACAGGATTTCAAACCCTGCTCAAAAAAAATCTTATTAAAGGCAACCGCTTACACAAAATGCCATTGGAAAATGACTCTGCCAAGTCCTGTGCCGATTCCGGTAAAGGAGAGGCGTCATGA
- the fliP gene encoding flagellar type III secretion system pore protein FliP (The bacterial flagellar biogenesis protein FliP forms a type III secretion system (T3SS)-type pore required for flagellar assembly.) gives MIRYARLTGCAGLIVVAAMMIAAFADTAGAVTFPIPSLELNVSTAQEPEEVAVVLEIIALLTIIALAPAILILMTPFTRLVMVFHFLRQAIGTQTSPPNQVIIGLALFMTFFIIKPVALEVYDKALNPYLEREISYETAFDEAQKPIRKFLLLNTREADIALFVKEAGMKKPETRDDVSLLAMIPAFVISELKTAFIIGFILYVPFLIIDMVVASVLLAMGMMMLPPVMISLPFKLMLFVLVDGWHLIAGSMIKSFGV, from the coding sequence ATGATCAGATATGCACGCCTGACCGGATGTGCCGGATTGATTGTAGTTGCAGCCATGATGATCGCCGCTTTTGCTGATACGGCAGGTGCTGTCACCTTCCCTATCCCTTCCCTTGAACTCAATGTCAGCACAGCCCAGGAGCCCGAAGAAGTGGCCGTGGTCCTTGAAATTATTGCCCTTTTAACCATTATCGCCCTGGCCCCGGCTATTTTGATCCTGATGACACCCTTTACCCGTCTGGTAATGGTCTTTCATTTTTTGCGCCAGGCCATTGGTACCCAGACAAGCCCGCCTAATCAGGTAATTATAGGGCTTGCACTTTTTATGACTTTTTTTATTATCAAACCCGTGGCTTTAGAGGTGTATGACAAAGCCTTAAATCCCTATCTTGAACGTGAAATCTCCTATGAAACAGCCTTTGACGAAGCCCAGAAACCCATACGAAAATTTTTGCTGCTCAACACCAGGGAAGCTGACATTGCCCTGTTTGTCAAAGAGGCCGGCATGAAAAAGCCTGAAACCAGGGATGATGTGTCACTTCTGGCAATGATTCCCGCCTTTGTGATTTCCGAGCTTAAAACAGCATTTATCATAGGTTTTATTCTGTACGTTCCCTTTCTTATCATTGATATGGTCGTGGCCTCGGTGCTGCTGGCCATGGGCATGATGATGCTGCCCCCGGTTATGATTTCCCTGCCTTTTAAACTGATGCTATTTGTCCTTGTGGACGGCTGGCATTTGATTGCAGGTTCAATGATCAAAAGTTTTGGAGTATAA
- the fliQ gene encoding flagellar biosynthesis protein FliQ, giving the protein MTPEFIIALAKQAIILTILLSMPMLGLGLIAGLAISVFQAVTQIQEMTLTFVPKIIAVFIGLLFTAPWMMEKLMSFTTNIITNIPMYIR; this is encoded by the coding sequence ATGACCCCTGAATTTATTATAGCACTTGCCAAACAGGCTATCATCCTGACTATTCTTTTGTCCATGCCCATGCTGGGACTAGGCCTGATTGCAGGTCTTGCCATCAGTGTGTTCCAGGCTGTTACACAGATCCAGGAGATGACCCTGACCTTTGTACCCAAAATCATTGCCGTTTTTATCGGGCTTTTGTTTACTGCCCCATGGATGATGGAAAAGTTGATGTCTTTTACCACCAACATTATTACCAATATACCCATGTATATCCGGTGA
- the fliR gene encoding flagellar biosynthetic protein FliR, with product MELLDLIDPIRFRTFMLVLARVSVFLFLFPIFTSSAIPTRVKAAIALVLTLVFYTVVPVDPARFPRDVPTFGLMLGAELLVGFTLGLCLHIFFAGVQMAGQVIGFQIGFAMINVMDPQSGENVSIMDQIVYWVCLVIFLLLNGHHIIIMSMIDSFELVPVGGFVMHPALTPRVMDVAAGLFVDAVKISAPVIATLTFVNAGFGLVAKFSPQTNVMIVAFPVKIAVGLIFFIMTLPIIAIVTRDYIEPCRKLFLALLFYMGGG from the coding sequence GTGGAACTGCTAGATCTCATTGATCCCATCCGCTTCAGAACCTTTATGCTGGTTCTGGCACGGGTGTCGGTTTTTTTATTTTTGTTCCCCATTTTTACGTCTTCTGCGATTCCAACTCGGGTGAAAGCAGCAATAGCTCTGGTTCTAACCCTGGTGTTTTATACAGTGGTGCCTGTAGATCCGGCCCGTTTTCCAAGGGATGTTCCCACCTTCGGCCTAATGCTGGGGGCGGAACTACTGGTCGGCTTTACCCTGGGGCTTTGCCTGCACATTTTTTTTGCAGGGGTTCAGATGGCCGGTCAGGTCATCGGCTTTCAGATCGGATTTGCCATGATTAATGTCATGGATCCCCAAAGCGGTGAGAATGTCTCCATCATGGATCAGATCGTCTACTGGGTCTGCCTGGTCATTTTTCTTTTACTCAACGGACACCATATCATTATTATGTCCATGATTGACAGCTTTGAACTTGTGCCTGTGGGCGGGTTTGTCATGCATCCCGCTCTAACTCCCCGGGTTATGGATGTGGCAGCCGGGTTGTTTGTGGATGCCGTTAAAATCAGTGCTCCGGTCATTGCCACCTTGACCTTTGTCAATGCGGGCTTTGGACTGGTTGCAAAATTTTCACCCCAGACCAATGTCATGATTGTGGCGTTCCCGGTGAAAATCGCAGTAGGCCTGATCTTTTTCATCATGACCCTGCCCATCATCGCCATCGTCACCCGGGACTACATTGAACCTTGCAGAAAACTATTTCTGGCTTTATTATTTTACATGGGTGGAGGATAA
- the flhB gene encoding flagellar biosynthesis protein FlhB, with protein sequence MAEDPESGGEKTEDASSRKLNKAREEGQVAKSMELPSVFVLLGGVIALYATAIFFYQHCVDVFRYNFMFERVPELSPADLTVLLIYHAKKMFLMCLPVFSVVFIVALLSNIAQVGFHISWKAIEPKLNKLNPINGFKQKFTSRALIEFVKSLVKIAVISLVCYLATKSELSNVLTLYDNSTAQILLFLSIKSFWIFIKVCIVMALVAILDYAFQKWKFLEDQKMTQKEVKDERKQTEGDPAVKSKIRQLQMAAARKRMMAAVPEADVVVTNPTHLAVALQYNKEKMDAPTVVAKGAGAVAANIRKIAQENDVPIVEDKPLARNLYKSVDIDEQVPFKYYQAVAELLAYVYGLKKN encoded by the coding sequence ATGGCTGAAGATCCCGAGAGTGGCGGCGAGAAAACCGAGGATGCATCGTCGCGAAAGCTCAACAAGGCAAGGGAGGAAGGCCAGGTTGCCAAAAGCATGGAACTTCCTTCGGTGTTTGTCTTGTTGGGCGGTGTTATAGCATTGTATGCCACGGCAATTTTTTTCTACCAGCACTGCGTAGACGTATTTCGTTATAATTTTATGTTTGAACGGGTACCGGAACTAAGCCCGGCAGACTTAACTGTGCTGCTGATCTATCACGCCAAAAAGATGTTTCTGATGTGTCTACCCGTATTTTCAGTGGTTTTCATTGTGGCACTTTTATCAAATATCGCCCAGGTCGGTTTTCATATATCCTGGAAAGCCATAGAGCCTAAACTGAACAAATTGAATCCCATTAACGGGTTTAAACAAAAATTTACGTCCCGGGCGCTAATCGAATTTGTGAAATCACTGGTTAAGATTGCCGTGATTTCACTGGTCTGCTATCTGGCCACAAAAAGTGAACTTTCAAATGTGCTCACGCTGTACGATAACTCCACGGCCCAGATTCTTTTATTTCTCTCTATTAAATCGTTCTGGATTTTCATAAAAGTCTGTATAGTGATGGCTTTGGTTGCCATCCTGGACTATGCTTTCCAAAAATGGAAATTTTTAGAAGACCAAAAAATGACCCAAAAAGAGGTCAAGGATGAGCGTAAGCAAACGGAAGGTGATCCAGCGGTTAAATCTAAAATTCGCCAGCTCCAGATGGCTGCCGCCAGGAAACGCATGATGGCGGCAGTGCCAGAAGCTGATGTGGTTGTGACCAACCCGACACACCTTGCCGTGGCATTGCAGTATAACAAAGAAAAGATGGATGCCCCAACGGTCGTGGCCAAGGGCGCCGGAGCCGTGGCTGCAAATATCAGAAAAATTGCCCAGGAAAATGATGTACCCATCGTAGAAGATAAACCGTTGGCCCGGAATTTGTATAAATCAGTAGATATTGATGAACAGGTTCCCTTTAAATATTACCAGGCTGTGGCTGAACTGTTAGCCTATGTTTACGGACTTAAGAAAAACTAA
- the flhA gene encoding flagellar biosynthesis protein FlhA gives MAAENVGIMAIMKKESSDILMVLAFIGILMAMILPLHPIILDFFLALNISLAVVVLITTMYTQKPLDFSIFPSLLLMLTLFRLSLNVASTRLILLHGSEGPQAAGAVIMSFGAFVVGGNYVVGLIIFIILVLINFMVITKGAGRIAEVAARFTLDAMPGKQMAIDADLNAGMIDELEAGERRAAIARESEFHGAMDGASKFVRGDAIAGIVITLINIGAGFIIGVVQQGMPLAEALGIYTLLTVGDGLVSQVPALLISAAAGLLVSRSGAESKMGQAFAKHLFSSTTPVMVGAVVVFFIGAIPGLPTIPFMTLGITMGTIAWYFLRQGETTEEEQQAIEKAQTQDQDQEETPGKPEDVDHLLRLDTMELEVGYGLIPLVDKQQDGTLLGRIKAIRRQFATEMGIIVPPIHIRDNLNLSPAQYRLMIKGVEAAGSELMVNHYLAMDPGGAAEKIDGIETVEPAFNLPALWIPMSREEEAKFAGYTVVDNSTVIATHLTEIIRNNAHNLLSRQDVQHLLDNLGKTSPKVVEELVPNLLSIGAVQKVLQNLLRERISVRDLLTIVETLADFAPAGKDPDLLTEYVRQRVAKGMLVPYLQPGKKLQVMTLDRKLEEILTKNIKRTEHGTYLALEPALITEFVGAVSKQVEKLITLNTQPVLMTSPTLRRHIRRLVEPSLPNVFVVSHAEIVDDINLQAVGKVSLKNE, from the coding sequence ATGGCGGCGGAAAATGTCGGTATTATGGCCATAATGAAAAAAGAGTCATCAGATATTTTGATGGTTCTGGCCTTTATCGGAATTCTTATGGCGATGATCCTACCCTTGCACCCCATTATCCTTGATTTTTTTCTAGCCCTGAATATTTCCCTCGCCGTAGTGGTACTGATCACTACCATGTATACCCAGAAACCACTTGACTTCAGTATCTTTCCCTCGCTTCTTCTGATGCTGACCCTGTTCAGGCTCTCGTTGAACGTGGCATCCACCCGGCTGATTCTTTTGCACGGAAGCGAGGGGCCCCAGGCTGCCGGGGCGGTCATCATGTCATTCGGCGCTTTTGTGGTGGGCGGCAACTATGTGGTGGGTCTAATTATTTTCATTATTCTGGTACTCATCAATTTCATGGTAATCACCAAGGGTGCCGGTCGTATCGCAGAGGTGGCTGCCCGTTTTACCTTAGATGCCATGCCCGGCAAACAGATGGCCATTGATGCGGATCTCAATGCCGGTATGATCGACGAGTTGGAAGCAGGCGAACGAAGGGCCGCCATTGCCAGGGAATCGGAATTTCATGGTGCCATGGACGGTGCTTCCAAATTTGTCCGTGGTGACGCCATTGCCGGCATTGTGATCACTTTAATCAACATCGGCGCAGGCTTTATCATTGGCGTGGTGCAGCAAGGCATGCCGCTTGCCGAGGCCCTGGGAATTTATACCCTGCTCACCGTGGGTGACGGGCTTGTCTCCCAGGTTCCGGCACTTTTGATCTCTGCGGCCGCAGGTCTTCTGGTCTCCCGATCCGGTGCAGAAAGCAAGATGGGACAGGCCTTTGCCAAACATCTATTTTCCAGTACCACTCCGGTAATGGTGGGGGCTGTGGTTGTGTTTTTCATAGGTGCAATCCCGGGCCTTCCCACCATCCCCTTTATGACCTTAGGGATTACCATGGGAACCATTGCCTGGTATTTTTTAAGGCAAGGGGAAACAACCGAAGAAGAACAGCAGGCCATTGAAAAAGCCCAAACCCAGGACCAGGATCAGGAAGAAACGCCCGGAAAACCCGAGGATGTAGATCATCTGCTACGTCTGGATACCATGGAACTGGAAGTGGGATATGGCCTGATTCCCCTGGTGGACAAACAGCAGGACGGTACGCTTTTGGGACGGATCAAGGCCATCCGCCGGCAGTTTGCCACGGAGATGGGCATCATTGTGCCGCCCATTCATATCCGGGACAACTTAAATTTAAGCCCGGCCCAATACCGCCTTATGATCAAAGGCGTTGAGGCTGCCGGTTCAGAGCTTATGGTCAATCACTATCTGGCCATGGATCCTGGTGGTGCGGCTGAAAAAATTGACGGAATTGAAACGGTTGAACCGGCCTTTAACCTGCCGGCCCTGTGGATACCCATGTCAAGGGAAGAAGAAGCTAAATTTGCCGGATATACCGTGGTGGACAACTCCACGGTCATTGCCACCCATTTAACGGAAATCATCAGAAACAATGCCCACAACCTGCTCAGCCGTCAGGATGTCCAGCATCTCCTGGATAACCTGGGCAAAACCAGTCCCAAGGTGGTGGAAGAACTGGTGCCCAATCTTTTAAGCATTGGCGCTGTCCAGAAGGTACTCCAGAATCTTTTGCGGGAACGTATTTCCGTGAGAGACCTGTTAACCATTGTGGAAACCCTGGCAGATTTCGCCCCGGCGGGCAAGGATCCGGACCTGTTAACCGAATATGTACGCCAACGAGTTGCCAAAGGCATGCTGGTTCCCTACCTGCAGCCTGGAAAAAAGCTCCAAGTCATGACATTGGACCGCAAGCTTGAAGAAATTTTAACAAAAAATATTAAACGCACCGAGCATGGGACTTACCTGGCTTTAGAGCCTGCCCTGATCACGGAATTTGTCGGCGCCGTATCAAAACAGGTGGAAAAGCTCATCACGCTGAATACCCAGCCTGTGCTTATGACTTCGCCCACATTGCGCCGTCATATCCGTCGCCTGGTTGAGCCGTCTCTTCCCAACGTATTTGTGGTGTCCCACGCAGAAATCGTGGATGATATAAATCTGCAGGCTGTCGGAAAGGTGAGCTTAAAGAATGAATAA
- a CDS encoding protein FlhF, translating into MNKKIFRAPNIQTALADIKEELGSDAMILSTRKVPKSPKDPYGKTMFEVEAGIPSAGDNKPETPVLQEVESLKSDLAEIKDILSVAGFGSGLQSILCNHFESVGVLASLLRCGVSERLAADLVRKSAANLDQSLDTVTQMKQLKKNVMGLCLNQFRTKKFFTRRNASGLPQVAAFVGPTGVGKTTTIAKLAAYLSFTRKMKVGLVSIDNYRIGAFEQLKAYAGIMGLVCVPAFSRQDLACALDRMKSMDMILIDTAGHSHYDKEKIDKILELIRNDFQISVHLTLSVTSELINMKEAASAFSVFNPDTYVFTKIDETKRCGKILDQVAGYDLPVSLITNGQKVPEDLIVPDNHELLKIILKKEPKGD; encoded by the coding sequence ATGAATAAAAAAATCTTCAGGGCACCAAATATCCAGACGGCCCTGGCCGATATCAAGGAAGAGTTGGGGTCCGATGCCATGATTCTTTCCACCCGAAAGGTGCCAAAATCACCGAAAGATCCCTACGGAAAGACCATGTTCGAGGTTGAGGCCGGCATCCCTTCGGCCGGTGATAACAAACCTGAAACGCCTGTTCTACAGGAGGTGGAATCCCTTAAGTCCGATCTTGCGGAGATAAAGGACATTCTTTCTGTGGCCGGTTTTGGTTCCGGGCTGCAGTCCATTCTGTGCAATCATTTCGAATCCGTAGGTGTACTGGCCTCCCTGCTTCGCTGCGGTGTCAGCGAACGTCTGGCGGCGGATCTTGTTCGAAAATCTGCCGCAAATTTGGATCAAAGCCTTGATACCGTAACCCAAATGAAGCAGCTGAAAAAAAACGTTATGGGCCTTTGCCTGAATCAATTTCGCACCAAAAAATTTTTCACCCGGCGCAACGCGTCGGGACTTCCCCAGGTGGCGGCCTTTGTGGGGCCGACCGGTGTGGGAAAAACCACCACCATTGCCAAACTGGCCGCCTATTTAAGTTTTACCCGAAAAATGAAGGTAGGGCTGGTCTCCATAGACAATTACAGGATCGGGGCCTTTGAGCAGCTCAAAGCCTATGCCGGTATCATGGGGCTTGTCTGTGTGCCGGCCTTTTCGCGCCAGGATTTGGCATGCGCCCTGGACCGGATGAAATCCATGGATATGATACTTATTGATACGGCCGGGCACAGCCATTATGACAAAGAAAAAATAGACAAAATCCTTGAACTGATCAGAAATGATTTCCAGATCAGCGTTCATTTAACCTTGAGTGTTACCTCTGAATTGATTAATATGAAGGAAGCGGCATCTGCTTTTTCCGTATTTAATCCAGATACCTATGTATTTACAAAAATAGATGAGACAAAAAGATGCGGAAAAATTCTTGACCAGGTGGCAGGCTATGACTTGCCCGTGTCATTGATAACCAACGGCCAGAAGGTGCCCGAGGATTTGATTGTTCCGGACAACCACGAGCTTTTGAAAATAATTCTGAAAAAAGAGCCCAAAGGAGACTAG
- a CDS encoding MinD/ParA family protein: MDQAKGLRQMARTSAMKKRERNGASNGSSYPRVIAVTSGKGGVGKTNIVGNLAVAMTRLGKRVVIIDADVGLANIDIVFNLRPKYNIRHLVSGEKTLPQVMVTTNHGIGILPGGSGFADLTHFSEGEKLTLLSEFEAFSDMADIILLDTGAGISSNVLYFNASADQCLVVATTEPTSITDAYALMKVMSQEYEIKYFKLVVNMADNQAGAKRVYASLSNAMDKFLKNVVLEYCGYIPFDPALQKAVRNRSILLDTVKQSPAADAMSDLARNLLNDDRTNHNQGNLTFFMNRVFAAAQ, encoded by the coding sequence GTGGATCAGGCAAAAGGACTGCGACAGATGGCCAGAACAAGTGCTATGAAAAAACGGGAACGAAACGGGGCTTCCAATGGCAGTTCATACCCCAGAGTGATTGCGGTGACCAGCGGAAAAGGCGGGGTGGGCAAAACCAATATTGTGGGGAACCTGGCCGTGGCCATGACACGGCTTGGAAAAAGAGTGGTGATCATAGATGCGGATGTGGGTTTAGCCAATATTGACATCGTATTTAACCTAAGACCCAAATATAACATCCGTCATCTTGTATCCGGGGAAAAAACATTGCCCCAGGTGATGGTGACAACGAATCATGGCATCGGCATTTTACCCGGAGGATCCGGGTTTGCCGATTTGACCCATTTCAGTGAAGGTGAAAAACTAACACTGCTGTCTGAATTTGAGGCTTTTTCCGATATGGCAGACATCATTTTGCTGGATACCGGGGCCGGCATTTCATCCAATGTGCTTTATTTTAATGCATCTGCAGACCAGTGCCTGGTGGTGGCCACCACGGAACCCACCTCCATTACCGATGCCTATGCCCTGATGAAAGTCATGTCCCAGGAATACGAGATAAAGTATTTCAAACTGGTGGTAAACATGGCGGACAACCAAGCCGGGGCCAAAAGAGTTTACGCATCCTTGAGCAATGCCATGGATAAATTTTTAAAGAATGTGGTTCTGGAATACTGCGGGTATATACCCTTTGATCCGGCCCTGCAAAAGGCTGTTCGAAACCGCAGTATCCTTTTAGATACAGTAAAGCAAAGTCCTGCAGCCGACGCCATGTCCGATCTTGCAAGAAATTTGCTTAATGACGACAGGACAAACCACAACCAGGGAAATCTGACCTTTTTTATGAACCGGGTTTTTGCGGCGGCCCAATGA
- a CDS encoding FliA/WhiG family RNA polymerase sigma factor: MKYPSRKNQAAWKAWRQESIVNYAYLVRYIASRFAMRVPTSVLFDELMSAGSLGLIDAVDKFDPGKHVSLETYARYRIKGAILDELRSMDTYSRSMRKKIQDISRAAKTIEDEKGRPADDDEICEALGVDLETYQKMLTDIHGAAVLSLDDFIKTKKNDVSSQTRFQAGLRGDENPEDDFYRAELKSVLVKAIKKLTEKEQIVISLYYYDELTLKEIGEVLSLTESRICQIHTAVLVKLHASLDSYGK; the protein is encoded by the coding sequence ATGAAATACCCTAGTAGAAAAAATCAGGCAGCGTGGAAAGCCTGGCGGCAGGAAAGTATTGTCAATTACGCTTATCTGGTCCGGTACATTGCCTCCCGGTTTGCCATGCGTGTACCCACCAGTGTACTCTTTGACGAATTGATGTCAGCAGGCTCTCTGGGGCTCATTGATGCGGTAGACAAATTTGATCCGGGCAAACATGTCAGCCTTGAGACGTATGCCCGGTATCGTATCAAGGGTGCCATTCTGGATGAATTGCGCAGCATGGACACCTATTCAAGGTCTATGCGGAAAAAAATCCAGGACATCTCCCGGGCTGCAAAAACCATTGAGGATGAAAAGGGGCGGCCGGCCGATGACGATGAAATCTGTGAAGCTTTGGGCGTGGATCTGGAAACTTACCAGAAGATGCTGACCGATATCCATGGGGCTGCTGTTCTCAGTCTGGATGATTTCATTAAGACGAAAAAAAATGATGTATCTTCCCAGACCCGTTTTCAGGCCGGCCTCCGCGGTGACGAAAATCCCGAAGACGACTTCTACCGGGCAGAACTGAAGTCCGTTCTGGTGAAAGCCATCAAAAAATTAACAGAAAAAGAGCAAATTGTTATTTCCCTTTACTATTATGACGAACTGACCTTGAAAGAAATTGGTGAAGTTTTATCTTTGACGGAATCCAGGATCTGTCAGATCCATACCGCTGTTCTGGTGAAATTGCACGCCAGTCTGGATAGTTATGGGAAATAA
- a CDS encoding flagellar hook-length control protein FliK: MIPSLPLTSLKITGGNLEQSELSNTINLKPGRIVNAKVLDVTSQNRIQLLIDGQKLTVSTQLPLTPGMDIPMKVVRSQDGIVLKPVPTSSTPVSTDTPGPALTAGRPDLNSLSGTEKSFQTNDFQSSSLAKIFQGLNALSQTREPLLNDILMGLSLKSDVRDDQFLPQIITNMGLSFEKKLAAGLENVPDKKTIANIIQQLAGQDLKAASLSLAGLESDPSKTTVLKHISDALENFAQLNVKSGDSGQSQDGARFLLPFPVWQEDGFDFGQLMVDTGKTGTANTGKKVLSISFLLNMTALGPLRADFSILDKTIAGRFLLENQATCDYLTPKISELRQRLSGIGYQAGNIDCQVARPEQIAPTSLMLSMKAPDDMQGLNIVV, from the coding sequence ATGATCCCCAGCCTGCCCCTTACTTCCCTGAAAATCACCGGCGGCAATCTGGAACAGTCCGAGCTGTCAAATACCATAAATTTAAAGCCCGGCCGGATTGTCAATGCAAAAGTCCTTGATGTTACCTCCCAAAACCGGATCCAATTGCTTATTGACGGTCAGAAACTGACTGTTTCTACCCAGCTTCCTTTAACCCCGGGCATGGATATCCCGATGAAAGTTGTTCGTTCCCAGGACGGCATTGTGTTAAAACCGGTTCCTACATCGTCGACGCCTGTATCCACCGATACGCCAGGGCCTGCATTAACTGCCGGCAGACCGGATTTAAATTCACTTTCCGGGACAGAAAAATCCTTTCAGACCAACGACTTTCAATCCTCCTCCCTGGCAAAAATATTCCAGGGCTTGAATGCGCTTAGCCAGACCCGGGAACCGCTCCTGAATGATATCCTTATGGGACTCTCCCTGAAATCCGATGTTCGGGATGACCAGTTTCTGCCCCAAATTATAACGAATATGGGTCTAAGCTTTGAAAAAAAGCTGGCGGCCGGCCTTGAAAATGTCCCGGATAAAAAAACGATTGCTAATATAATTCAACAACTGGCAGGACAGGACCTGAAAGCGGCCTCTTTGTCCCTTGCCGGCTTGGAAAGCGACCCAAGCAAGACCACTGTATTAAAACATATCTCAGATGCATTGGAAAATTTTGCCCAGCTGAATGTCAAATCAGGGGATAGCGGGCAAAGTCAGGATGGCGCACGATTTCTGCTGCCGTTTCCTGTCTGGCAGGAGGATGGCTTTGATTTCGGCCAGCTCATGGTGGACACGGGAAAGACAGGCACAGCAAATACAGGAAAAAAAGTGCTCAGCATTTCTTTTTTATTGAATATGACTGCGCTTGGCCCTTTACGGGCGGATTTTTCCATTCTGGATAAAACCATTGCCGGACGATTCTTACTGGAAAATCAGGCAACTTGTGATTATCTTACCCCAAAAATTTCAGAATTGAGACAGCGTCTGTCCGGGATTGGATATCAGGCAGGAAACATTGACTGCCAAGTGGCTCGGCCGGAACAGATTGCCCCGACCAGTTTAATGCTTTCCATGAAAGCACCCGATGACATGCAGGGTTTGAATATTGTGGTTTAA
- a CDS encoding EscU/YscU/HrcU family type III secretion system export apparatus switch protein has product MAPKDKRKKAVALKYDRIKDEAPTVTAKGQGKVAENIIALALAHGVPVKDDPDLVEVLASLDISQEIPAEIYVAVAELLAFVYGANAEELKKKF; this is encoded by the coding sequence ATGGCACCTAAAGACAAAAGAAAAAAAGCCGTTGCCCTGAAATATGACAGGATAAAGGACGAGGCACCCACGGTAACAGCTAAAGGCCAGGGCAAGGTGGCTGAAAATATCATTGCCCTGGCACTGGCCCATGGGGTGCCGGTAAAGGACGATCCTGATCTGGTGGAGGTTCTGGCATCCCTCGATATCAGCCAGGAAATTCCGGCTGAAATATATGTAGCAGTGGCCGAACTTCTTGCTTTCGTTTATGGGGCCAATGCCGAGGAACTCAAAAAAAAATTCTGA
- a CDS encoding flagellar hook-basal body protein has translation MILEMTRPTQGGLRQERKLEAVSNNLANASSIGFKKDVVSFDEAFRARVDQDFTQGAVVKTDNPLDVALGPQGLFKVETPDGIKYTRNGNFSLSSEGILVDKSGNPVMGQAGAVFIDTVDPNTSVNIDEYGQIFLNNEILDTLDVVSFENMEGLEKTGDNLFVYAGDTADEITIENVRVEAGSLEQANVKVVEEMAKMIDYQRMFETYTKSIKTFDEIDSKAINEVGLST, from the coding sequence ATGATTCTTGAAATGACGCGGCCGACCCAGGGCGGGTTAAGGCAGGAACGAAAACTTGAAGCAGTCTCTAATAACCTGGCCAATGCGTCCAGCATTGGGTTTAAAAAGGATGTCGTCAGTTTTGACGAGGCTTTCAGGGCCCGGGTGGACCAGGATTTCACCCAGGGAGCTGTTGTAAAAACAGATAATCCCCTAGATGTGGCCTTAGGCCCCCAGGGTCTTTTCAAAGTGGAAACCCCGGACGGCATCAAGTACACCCGGAACGGCAATTTTTCTTTAAGCAGCGAAGGCATTCTTGTGGATAAAAGTGGTAATCCAGTCATGGGTCAGGCTGGTGCCGTTTTCATTGATACCGTGGACCCGAATACAAGTGTGAATATTGATGAATACGGGCAGATCTTTTTAAATAATGAAATTCTGGATACCCTTGATGTGGTCTCCTTTGAAAATATGGAAGGACTAGAAAAAACCGGGGATAATCTGTTTGTCTATGCCGGAGATACAGCAGATGAAATTACAATTGAAAATGTCAGGGTTGAAGCCGGTTCTCTTGAACAGGCCAATGTTAAAGTCGTAGAGGAAATGGCAAAAATGATTGATTATCAGCGGATGTTTGAAACTTACACCAAGTCCATAAAGACATTTGATGAAATTGATTCAAAGGCAATAAATGAAGTAGGCCTGTCTACATAG